One Pricia mediterranea genomic window, TAGGTTTTGTGAATATGAAGAAAAAGGGTAAGAAATAACAAAAAATAGTCCTTTTACTTTTAAAGGGAGAGAGAGAATTAATGTTAGTAAAGGCTTGTAACCGTGCGTTATGCTGTGTTACAAGCCTATTCATTTTAATGAATCTCAAATAGATTCTTCTCACGAGGTAAGGGAAAATCTAAATGCGAGTAGACGGTGGGAGGGGAGTGTGATGTTTCTAGAATGATATTTTACTACAAATTTTAACTTGTTGCCAGAATAGGTGCTTTTATTCTTGTTAATTTTTTGTATATTTATAAGTATTATAAAAAGTACTTCCTTTTTTTATTTCTTCCCCCCTTTAATTAAACATGAAAACACGCGGTAATGGGCATATCATGTATTTAATTATTCAAATTTATTTATTTGGTATGGTTAAAACTGTCCTATTCATTGTCAAGAGAAGTTAGAAAAGCTTCATCTAAAAACTTTTGAGCTGATTAATAACGTTAGCTTATCTTATTTGGTCTTGGATATCTGGAAAAAGCATATACTACCCGTCTGAGATAAATACGCATATGTGATCTGCAATCCAAGGTGTAATGTGAACCTAAAGTAAGGACAACCATGAAAAAACTTGAGAAGCATCTTTTGAGAATTTTAAAGGAAATTTATGGCATTCCTGAAAAACAACGGACTAAAGAACAAAATGAATTTATGTCCAATGTGATGTCAAAGAACTTGGATGCCGGAGAAAATATTGAAGGAATTATAGATAAGAAAGCCCTGTACAAAGGCATTAATTTGGACTTTCCAGGTCATGAAGTCACTATTGATCTTGATGAAAAAGATTGGCAAAAAACTCTTGGAACTATCTCTAATTTTACGGAATCGGGTGGATTGAACAAACCTTATCTCGGTTCTATTGATATCGATTCCGACGATTGGTTTCCGAGTCAATCTACCAAGTCTAGCGATAAAGATAACACTTAGTCAAAGGGCCGATTGCGTTTAAATCTTCAATCATGGAAACCAAAAATCAAACTCATATCGTTCAGTTTATAGAAGCGTTAAAAACGGTTGTTCCCGAAGAACTCAATGAGTTGCAAAAAAGCTTTTTGCAACTCTTTTCAAATGATGTCCCAGATTACAAAAGACTAAATACCTTATTAAATGATAGGAAGCTCTATGAAAGAATGAGTATATCGTATATAAAAAACATGGATTTGACTTCCGAAGATTGGAAAGCTATCCATCGTAATCTACTCGAAACGGATGAACATGCTGTTGATAGTGAAATATTAACTGAAAGTATCGATTTTCCGCCTCCTAAAGGCAATAACTCCACTGATTCGACATCAACGCCACCAGAGGATACAGAACCACCGCTCCGCCCACCCACTGCACCATTGAATGTTATTTATTTCACCGCTGAACTTAATGACACCATGGACGATATAAATATTCGCTTTAAGAAACCGAAGCAAGCGTGGCCTTCCGAACTTTCACTTTTTGTTGCGGATTTGGACAAGGTGCAGAATACGGTCAATGAGATTTATGGAGGAAAAGCACGAGAATCATTAATGCGTTCTCTAGCTGGCATAGCTAGGGTTGGGGGTACTTCTACCTTCTTAGAATTGGCAATATTGCAATTGGAGCAGTTCAGGAATGAGCTTGTTTTACGAAAAGGAGACGAGCTCAAACATTCTTTTCTTAAGGCTTTAGGTATTTATTCGCTTGTGGTTATTGGCAGTTGCCTACTTATACTTGTCCTACAGAATTTTAGATGGGTAACTTTCAACATTACCTCAATGATCGACCCTGTATTATTTAACAATGGATTGTTCATACTAATTGGTGCCTCTATAGGCGCATGGCTTTCGTTTGCGATTCGAAAAAAAGAAATTGTCTTTAGCGACTTAAGAATTCTCAGCGACAACAAGAGTGGCCCCTTGATACGACTGATAATCGTTTTGCTGATTTCGATATGCTTTTACTTTATGTTCCTAACAAATTTTGTAAATATTAAGATTGGTGAGTTCTTTGACACAAGCAATCTGTTAAATATTGACTATCGAAATCTAGCATTTTTGGTGGGTGTTTTCTTGGGTCTCTCTGAAAACTCTATTGGCGGAAAACTTACTTCACAAATAGATGGTTTTATTAGTAAATTTTAAGCAATGCCGCCCACTATGGTTAACTTTCTAAATTAATACAGTATGACCGTATTCGTAATTAGAGATTTAATAAATCGCAATCAATGCTTAGGTATTTGTGTGGTTAGAAATGCGGAAAATAAAATCGTTTTCACATCTCAAAGTCTAGAAAGAGGTTGGCTAAACAATGTTAGGAACATCTCATGTATACCGGCCGGTAAGTATGATTTAAGGTTAGAATGGTCCCCTAGGTTCCAAACGCATTTATGGGAAATTTATAACGTGCCCAATAGAAGAGAATGTAAATTTCACGCTGCGAATTTTGTAAGACAATTAAATGGTTGTATTGCGTTAGGTAGCAACAGGGTATTTCTTGATAACGATGGTTTAATTGATATTTCCAACAGTAGAAATACAATGAGAAGATTCCACCATGTTTTAAATGGCCTACACATATCTAGATTACATGTGGTGAATTCGGTAGTATAAAAATCTTATGATAATTTAAGTATTGGTTTTATGGCAACAGTTCGAAAAACGGTAACTTTTACCGAACAGCAGAATAAATGGATAAAAGCGCGAATCGAAGTAGGGGAATTCACAAATGACAGCGAATATCTAAGAAATCTTGTACGTCTGGACCAAGCTAACAATGCCAAGTTTATTTCGCTAAAAACAAAACTTGTTGAGGGTCTTGAAAGCAGTGTAAGCAATAAATCGTTGCCTGATATCATGAAAGAAGTCGAAGCACGTATGCGGGAAGATGGCAGTCTATAGACTTTCTAGAAAAGCCGAAATAGATTTGGCAGCAATGTATGGGTTTGGTATTTACAAGTTTGGGCTATCGCAAGCACAAAACTACTTTTATGCTATGCACGAAGTGTTTGAAACACTTGTTGAAAATGTGAATTTAGGTCGTGATGCCTCGGAGTTTATTGAAGATTTGAAAAGATTCTCTATATGGCGCACACCATATTTTACTTACTAGCGGCAAGCGGAACTTTTGTTCTTAGAGTTTTAAGCCAACGCATTGACTATGAGAGTAACCTGCAAAAGGGTTAGGAATACACCGAAATCACCTATACCTTATGGCAATTTTACATAACGGCTAATTATAGATACAGCGTTGCGAGGATTCTCGTATACGGGAAGTCTTGGATTTCCCAGCTTAGAATAAATTCTGTTTTGAGTAGAAAGGTTCAAGAAACGTAAATTAAAAATGCCGATGACCCCGTTGATAATTCCCATAAAAACTACAAAGGTCAGGGATATTTGACATAATATAATTATAGCTTACAGGTAAGATGGTGAATAACAAATACCTATGCTCATAACTGTACTATAATTTACATTATGTCAAATAGAAAATAAGTTTTGGCGAAATGGATTTGTATCCTAAGGTTTAAGACTTGCCCCTCTCTCAAAGGACGATCTCGCAATTCCGGCAATTCGTAATAAGCCCTTTATCTAATCGCAAAACGAGTCGACCTAACTAGCAAATCTATTTAGATAAAAGAATCGGTTCGGGCTTGATACTTATATGGGAATTTCGTCTTTATCACTTCTTGTTCCCAGAACACGAACAACATACTCGTCAACACTGTTTTGAAGTTTGTTGAATTCGGACAGCTGTTGCTTGGCGCGTTCCATATATTCATCAAAATAATCGTCGACCATTTTCTTTTTTTCCTTAAGCATATATATCGTTTCGGAATTCTTCTGGCTTAAGTTGTCCAGTCCCTTTCGAAGGAATTCGATTCTTTCAAACAGGCTGTACGTGGTCGGCTCACATCGGTATGAGCTCAAATGGACACGAAGCCGTTTAAGATCTTTCTGAACGAGCTCCAAACGTTGAACCAAAACATTTTTATCTGTTTCACCGATACCAAATCGTTGTGGTTTTACTGCTTCCATAGGGACGGATTTAGGTGGTTCGAAATTTCTTGAATGCCGGGGATCTATAAGCCAAAGCCTATGGCCTCCAATAAAGTTACGGAAAAAAACGGTCCGGTAGATGTCTAAAAATTAGGTTTTTCCTACTTTAACAGTACGTTTTGTATTCTTATACAATTTTTATCAACAACTACTCCATGCTCTAAGTCAAAAAATTATGTTTTTAGACACTTGCTATTTGAAACTTAACTGTAATTTACACGCATGGAAATAAATTTTGAATACGACAACGTCAATGCCAGTGACCGATTGGAAGAACTGGCCACCCAAAAAATTAATAAATTGGTAGATAAGTACGACTTTATGGTACGTGCCGATGTCTTCTTTAAAACGGAGAATACTTCTTCCGATGATACGGGAATGATCTGTAACATTCGTGTCAGTGCCCCGGGACCAAGACTTTTTGCGGAAGCTAGCCACGATAGCTTCGAAGCTTCCATCAAAGAGGCGGTAAATGACTTGGACCGTCAATTGAAGAAGAAAAAGGAAAAAATGAAATCCCACTAACGAACGTCCTTAGAGGGGAAAATGTGGAAAAAAATCCGTTTTCATTTTAAAATGAAAACGGATTTTTTCTGTTTTTAATAATTACAAGCGTTTGCCTTCCTTTTGAATATCAGTAAATTAGGGAATGTTCAACATCGAGCGTAATTCCTGTTGGTCGGTACTTACCCCATAAACTTTTTCATCGACTTCCATAGCCTTGGTTGCGGCCAAATCCCCTACATAAATGGGTATGAACCCGATATCGCTGATTAGCTGTTCCGTTACGGATTTACTTTTAGCATCTTGTGCCGCGAAGGGTACGGCCATGGGGTCCTGAGAATCGAAAGCACGTTCTTTTAAATCCTTGGCGTGAATGGTATTAAAAGCCTTTGCGGTCAATCCGGTCATAAATTTCGTAGCCGTATATTCAGAGGCATTGCGATTGTCGTCCCGAACATCCTGTGCCATTTCCCCATCGCGTTCGGGATAGGGATTCGTAGCGTCTATGATGACCTTGCCACCGTATTCCCCCGCATAGAGCTCGGCAATTTTATCAATATCCTTGAAAGGTACCGCCAAAAGATATACATCGGCCTTTGCCTCGAAGGCTTCGGTCACCGAGACTGCCTTGGAGTCTCCCCCACTCTCTTTTACCAGACCTTTTAATTCATTGGGATGTCGCGAACTGAACAGCACTTCGTGGCCGGCTTTGGCCCAGTGCTTTCCTAAAGTTCCACCAATATCACCGCTTCCTATAATTCCTATTTTCATAAGTTATGATTTTAAATTGTTGCTATGTAAATCGCGTACGTGCACGTCGCAATTTTAATTAAATTCTTTTTAGTCGTACATGGCCCCCTTGCCCTAAGCTTCTCCCCTCGCCGGATAATCCTTTTTCTTGATGAAATCAATGGCCTTTAACAAATCGTCTAGTTTAGGCCTGGCGAAAGGCATTGTTTGTACGGATGCTGCGTAGAGGGTCTTATCGGGCCGTACTAGGAACAGACCGGGTTCGGAGAACTGTTCCGGCTCTTCATCCTTTATTCCTTCGGAGATAAATAAACCCCATTCCCTCGCTTCTTCAATGGATAGTCCGTAGCCCACGGGCAATGCGGTGATATCCCATTCTTCTGCGGTTTTTTTGGCTAGTTTCTCCGAATCGCAGCTTGCAGCGATTATGTTGACACCACGGTCACTAAAATCTTCCAGTTTATTGGCCAGGGCCTCTAACTGCTTTTTGCACTCAGGGCAATGTAACCCTCGGTAGAAAACCAACATAGTGAAGTTTTCGACTTGCTGGGCCTCAAGGTTCCATTGTGTGTCGTTGATTAGCTCCAGTTTTAGGTCAGGTACTTCTTGTCTCGGTTTTATCATGGTTCTTTTTTGCTTAGGGAATCGACCACCATTGCTACAGGTTGTAATTCAGTTTTAATTTTCACATAACGTTTCACTTGGGGTCGGGTCAGTATATTTGCCATTTCCTCATTTTCCTGAGCGGATAATTGACGCAACATATGTAATTTGTCCTCCGTCGTTATGTCTAATTTCTTGATTTTTTCCGCCCGAATCAGAAATTCGCTGAGCTTTCGCTCGAAAAGACGGGTCTGGGTCCCCGTCATTACCAGTTCCGGTTGATACTTTTCCGTCAGCTCCCGTGCTTTCTCTTCCGTGGTGATTTTCCCTTCTTGCAAAAGGGGGTCTTGTCCATAAATGGTTCCGAAGCTTGCGAATACTATAACTAGAATGCCGATGTATCTAATCATATCTTTCTAACATTTAAAGTTTCCGTTATTGGCCCCACTCGTCCTTAAAAGCAAATTCACCTTGAGGATTTCGCTTTCGCTTCGCGGTTTCCTGTTCACGTAGTTCTTCGGAAAGTTCGTCCAGAGGGCCTCCATAGTACCCGATCGCAACGGCGGTCGATATGTGGTATCCATCGGGGATATCAAAGACTTCGTGTGCTTTTTTCCAATCCACGCCCGCCATATGGTGTAGGGCAATGCTCATATACTGTGCCTGTACGGTCATATTTCCAAGACTAAGGCCTAAATCATGTAGCGCGTGAAAGTTATCCCGCCCATCGTCCGTTTTCTCCTTATACGCGGTCAACATCAGTACCGGGGCCTCGGGCGCCCATTTCTTATTGAAGTCGCTCAGGCAACTGACAATTTTATCAAAACTGTCGGTTCCGTTTCTCGCATAGATAAACCGCCAAGGCTGCAAATTCGATGAGCTGGCGGACCAGCGTACGGCCTCGAAGAGCCGGTTCAGGTCGCTATCGGTCACCTTGGTATCCGCGAAGACACGTGGGCTGTATCGCTGCTTTAGCAACGCGTAAATCTCATGGTCGTTGTCCGCTATCTTATCCAGGGCCAATTGCCTCTCTTCGTTCATGTGTTCGGTGTCCTTCATTTGGTTTCAATTTATGTTAGATGCTAAAAATAGGACTTCGTTCCGATATAGCTTGACGCGACAGAAGTATTTTTTAATGGCATCCGTAGTTCGGGAAATTCCATCGGCAACAATTCTTTTCAATTGGGACTAAACCCGCTGCGATTGCATCAACCCAAATCTCGAAATTGACTATATTCGCTGCTGAAAATTATATTCGTATGTGGATTTGGGCAGGCTTTATTACCATAATCATTTTCTTTCTGGCACTGGATCTGGGGGTGTTCCATAAACATGATCATGTTATAAAAAGTAGGGAAGCGGGTATATGGACCGCCATTTGGGTCACCGTCGCCCTTTCTTTTAGCGGGGTCATTTGGTGGCTTTTCTCTGAGGGTCTGGTCGATAATCCGACACAGCTTACCCCTCAAAATGCCGTACTCAAGTATATTACTGGATATCTGATAGAGCTTTCCCTGAGTATCGATAACGTTTTTGTGATCGCGGTGATATTTTCTTCCTTTAAAATTCCCGCTCTGTACCAGCATCGGGTTTTGTTCTGGGGTATTTTGGGCGCTATCGTTTTTAGGGGATTGATGATACTTTTCGGGGTGGCATTGATCAATAAGTTTGAGTGGATAATCTACGTTTTCGGGGTCTTTCTGCTCATCACCGCCTTTAGGATGCTGAAATCCGATGACCACGCGGCCGATCCAAAGAATTCATGGTTGTTCAAACAGCTTAAAAAAATAGTTCCCATCACCTCCGAAAGACACGGACACGATTTTTTTATCAAGCGTATGGGCGTAACCGCCGCCACTCCCCTATTTGTGGCCTTGATGGTCATCGAACTGACAGACATACTCTTTGCGTTGGACAGTATTCCGGCGATTTTGGCGATTACCGCCGACCCGTTCATCGTTTTTAGTTCCAACATTTTGGCAATTCTAGGCCTGCGGTCCATGTATTTTTTGATTTCAAGAATGCTGGAAAAATTTCGCTACATCAATTATAGCCTTGTTGTCATTTTGGCCTTTGTCGGTCTTAAAATGTTGTTTTCACATTATATACATCTCCCTGAATGGGTATCTTTAACAGTGATAGCGGTTGCCTTGATTGCGGGTATTTTGGCCTCCCTGTTAATCTCGAAGGATAAGGGAGAAGTACCGCCCCGACCATAGCAGATTTCATTTGGGCGAATTTTACGATTGCGGTCGGTACAGTTGGCTTTGATCGATCCGGTCGCACATTTCGTTTGTTCCATATAATACTGCTAGAATGCAAGAAAGCAACATAACGGTTTCCGATTCCCTCGCCTTGTTCTATGAGCGGTTTATCGCGCAGTTGCCCGGCATAGGGATGGGCCTTCTGATCATAATTTTGGGCTTGTTGATCGGTTCTTGGTTGGGCGCTTTCGCGCGCAGGCGACTGGCCGCAAAAACCGACGATCCCTTGATGAGCCGCTTTTTGGGTAAGGCCATCAAATACACCTTGATTATCATTGCCATAATGCTCGCCCTTAATGCCGCCGGTCTTGGGGCGGTAGCAGCGGGAATTTTGACCGCTGCAGGGGCCAGTGCCGTAGTACTTGGATTTGCTTTTAAGGATATCGGGGAAAACTTTATATCGGGTATCATCCTGGCCTTTAGCCGGCCTTTCGATGTGAACGATACGGTCATGATCGGGGAGAACTTCGGAAAGGTGAAAGCTTTGGAATTCCGCTACACCAAGCTGAAAACCTTCGATGGAAAGGATGTCTATATTCCCAATAGTGATGTGCTGACCACGCCCGTGACCAACTACACGGAGGATGGCTTTTTCCGGTGGGATTTCATAATCGGAATCGCTTATGAGGATAATATCGAAGGGGCAAAACGTACCGTACTGGAAGCCCTACGCACAGCACCGGGCGTCATAGAGGACGAAGAACACGAGAATTTTGTTATTGAGGACGAATTGGCCACCAGTACCGTAAATCTTAAAGTATTTTTCTGGGTAGATACCAAGGATTTCCGGAGGATGGCCCTGATTACAAAAGGTATAGTCGTTAAAAGCGTCAAGGAAGCCCTTGAGGACGCCGGATACTACATGCCCGCCGATATACAGGAAATCAAACTGTACGGTGGCGAAACGGAATTTCCCGTTCGCCTGCAGCCAAAACCGGATGAGGACAAGGAATAAAATCGGCCAATATCAATATCCATCAGCTCGCAAGCTTCTCTCGAAAGTCGTTGATCACCCCGCCTTTCATCAGTAGGTCGATCTGCCGTTCACTTAGACTGTGGCTTACGGTAATTTCAAAATCTTCATTTTTGTTTTTCACCTGAACCCGAATCGGGTTTCTCTCCCGAACATCTTTTTTTAGATTTTTAAAAGATACCAGTGCACCCTGTTCGATTTTTTCAAGGTCCCCATCGTTCTCGAATTCCAAGGGCAAAATACCGAAGTTCACGAGGTTCTGCCAGGCGATCCGGGCATAATCCTTAGCAATGACGGCAACTTGGCCCAGATATTTAGGCGCGATGGCGGCATGCTCCCTACTGCTGCCCTGGGCATAGTTCTCCCCGGCAATCACAATGTGGCCCCCGAACTCTTCCTTGGCATCCAAGGCTCTCTTATAAAAGGTTTCGTCGATTACTGCGTAAGAAAATTCACTGATTTTAGGAACGTTACTGCGAAAAGGCAAAACGTCCGCCCCCGCCTTCATGATTTCGTCGGTGGAAATATTGTCTCCCATCTTTAATAAAACCGGGATTTCGTATTCGGACTTCAGGCCTTCCATTTCAGGAAGGGATTTGATATTGGGTCCTTTCTTCAGTTCCAGGGCTGTCGTATTTTTTGGGGGTGCCACCAACATATCCTCGTTAATGATATGCAGCTCGGGAGCCTCGAATTTCGGATATTTCATATCGTACAGTTCCTCTAGGTCACGCGGATCCGTGATCTTTCCGGTCAATGCGGAGGCCGCTGCGGTCTCGGGGCTGCATAAATAGACCTGATCGTCCTTAGTGCCCGATCGATCGGGGAAGTTCCTTGGCATGGTCCTCAAGCTAATGGTATTGCTCGCGGGGGCTTGGCCCATCCCGATGCAGCCCATGCATCCGGATTGGTGAAAACGTGCCCCTGCGGTAATCAAATTGCCAAAAGCCTTGTTTTCGATCATGTTCTGTATGATCTGTCGCGAAGTGGGATTGATATCGAAGGAGACCTCTTCGGCAGTGGATTTCCCCTCCACTATCGCCCCCGCTATCCAAAAGTCCCGCAGTCCCGGGTTGGCGGAAGAGCCGATGACCACTTGACTAATGGGCCTGCCTTCCACCTCGCGAACGGGTACCACGTTTCCGGGACTTGTGGGCAGGGCAATCAAGGGTACCAGGTTATCGAGCACAATTTCATCCTCTAGGTCATAGCTTGCGCCTTCGTCCGCCTTGAGTTCCTGCCAATCTTCTTCCCTCCCCTGAGATTTTAAAAAGCGTTTTGTTTCCCCGTCACTGGGAAAAACGGTAGTCGTAGCGCCCAGTTCCGCGCCCATGTTGGCAATAACGTGCCGGTCCATCGCGCTCAACTGCTCCAGCCCGTCCCCGTGATATTCGATGATTTTACCTACCCCACCCTTAACATCGTGGCGACGCAGCATTTCGAGGATTACATCTTTCGCGCTGACCCAGTCGGGCAGTTTGCCCGTCAGCTTCACGCCCATCACTTTCGGCATTTTCACAAAATAGGGCTGTCCCGCAATGGCGGCGGCCACATCGAGTCCGCCTGTACCGATGGCCAACATTCCCAGGGAGCCTGCAGCACAGCTATGGCTGTCCGACCCCACGAGGGTCTTACCCGGTTTTCCGAAACGCTCCATATGTATGGGGTGGCTCACTCCGTTCCCGGGCCTACTGAACCACAAGCCGAATTTTTGGGCGGCGGAATGCAGGAACAGGTGGTCATCGGCATTCTTGAAATCCGTCTGCAACAGATTATGGTCCACATACTGCACCGCCACTTCCGTCTTCGCCTGATCGAGTCCCATTGCTTCCAGTTCCAGCTGGACTAAGGTGCCGGTGGCATCCTGTAGCAAAGCTTGATCTATTTTCAGTCCGATTTCGGAACCGGGTTTCATTTCGCCTTCGATAAGATGGGAGCTGATCAGTTTTTGGGTGACGTTCATGGGTTTCATATCGGTATTATTTTGATTTTTTCTGGATTTCCGGTCTCTCGCGGCCCCGGGGGTCAGCGTTCGGGAACAAGATACTCATATTCCTAAAGACTAACCTCGAACCTAGTCTATTTTAATGAATAGGATAGACGGTATCAAAAAGAAATTTGCTACAAAACGAAAAATTGAATTTAAAATAAACCGATCGGTCTATTTTTTAGGTTCAAAATGACAAGGGGATGCTGCCCGCAATACATTTTTCCGTCCCTAATTTTTGCTGATTTTGGCATCGACGATCTGCAGGGCGTCCCCCACCGTTTGCATTCGGTCCATGTCATCGTTCTCGAGCATGATATCGAACGCATCCTCGACATCCAAAACTATATCCACCAGATTGGCGGAGTTAACGTTCAACTCCTCGATAAAATGACTTTCCATGGTAATATCGTCCACCGTCACGTCTTCCGGAAGGTAAATCTTGATAATATCCTTAAGCTTTTGATAGCGTTCATTCTTGGTCATATCTCTCAACATTGTCTTGTTCCCAATATTTAATACTAAATACTCAGTACTTAATACTCCTTAAAGATAACACAGGCATTGACATCTCCGAAGCCGAAACTGGACTTCGCCAAAATTTTAGGGCCATAATCCACAGTTTTTTGTGGGATTTTGGACTCATCCACTTTTTCCACGATTTGCGGATGAAGGTCTTCGCAATTGATGTTGCCGAAAATAGAGTTTTTTTCGAATTGTAGAAGGGCCGCTACGCACTCAATGCTTCCAGCGGCTGACAGGCAATGTCCGATTTGGCCTTTAAAGGAATTGATTAGAGGAAAATCTTCTCCGGACCGCCCCAACGCCTCACACCAATTTTCGATTTCAAGGGCGTCTTTTGCGGTTGCGGTCAAATGGCCGTTGATGGTATCGATATCGGAGTTGCGAATGCCCGAATTCCGCACTGCCTGGACGATACAGCGTTGTACGGCTTGGCTGTTGGGGGCGGTCATCGAGCCGTCACCACGCTGTCCGCCACTGTTTATAGACCCTCCCAGTACTTCCGCATATATTTTTGCTCCGCGTTCCTCTGCACTTACCAGGGATTCGAGCACCAATGCCCCCGCCCCGCTCCCCGGGACAAAGCCCGCTGCGGAGGCGCTCATGGGCCGACTGGCCTTATTCGGACTGTCGTTATAGTTTCGGGGCAGAATGCGGAGGGCGTCAAAGCCTCCCCATACGTAGGGACCGCTATCACTGCAGCTACCGGCAAGCATACGTTTGGCATTTCCGGTGGCGATACGGTCATAGGCCATTAAGATCGCTTCGGTACCGGTCGTACAGGCGGAGGAGTTGGTGGTCACTTGATTGCCACATCCCAACACCCCGTTCAGATAGGCACTGATTCCGCTGGCCATGGTCTGGATTACCGCCGTACTTCCAAGGCGTCGGACGTTTTGGGCATCGATCAATCGTACGGCTTCCCGAAACTTGGCCACCCCCAATGTACCTGCGCCGAATACTATACCACTGTCCCAATCCGGAAGCTCTGGGGAAGCTATGGGAAGGCCGGCATTGTTCCAGGCGTCGGTACCGGCTATCACCCCGTAGATGATGCCCGTAGCATTTAGGTCGCGTCGCTGCAAGGATGTAAAGTGGTGGTTTAGATGATTTTCGGTAACTTCCGGTCGTCCCGCAATTTGACATCCGAAACGAAGTTCTTCAAGTTCTGGTATAAAACGGATGCCGCTTTCC contains:
- a CDS encoding beta-ketoacyl-[acyl-carrier-protein] synthase family protein produces the protein MAERVVITGLGVCAPNGISLEAFGNAMANGESGIRFIPELEELRFGCQIAGRPEVTENHLNHHFTSLQRRDLNATGIIYGVIAGTDAWNNAGLPIASPELPDWDSGIVFGAGTLGVAKFREAVRLIDAQNVRRLGSTAVIQTMASGISAYLNGVLGCGNQVTTNSSACTTGTEAILMAYDRIATGNAKRMLAGSCSDSGPYVWGGFDALRILPRNYNDSPNKASRPMSASAAGFVPGSGAGALVLESLVSAEERGAKIYAEVLGGSINSGGQRGDGSMTAPNSQAVQRCIVQAVRNSGIRNSDIDTINGHLTATAKDALEIENWCEALGRSGEDFPLINSFKGQIGHCLSAAGSIECVAALLQFEKNSIFGNINCEDLHPQIVEKVDESKIPQKTVDYGPKILAKSSFGFGDVNACVIFKEY